Proteins co-encoded in one Ooceraea biroi isolate clonal line C1 chromosome 9, Obir_v5.4, whole genome shotgun sequence genomic window:
- the LOC105276301 gene encoding uncharacterized protein LOC105276301: protein MEYQRQYVLLLLQIIFFVENCFAENLILNINFKKPIAVTNDAFLSFTLDPEVLLRKNDNFTKIERSTNMMRGLAPAYVRFAGPQSNAYIFEETDLNNVATNSNSVLSERHWALLYQWAKNAGLDVITCIAPRFIEDESKTHSWHPTNLTKFLSFSNQMDYNINWQLGYECQTRCEFSGGDLGRYVTNLRDLLETYPKYSNALIIGPDIVTYKTTEQQRYLQDYFNSANDALSAITWHPNFTSIALVNNGNISVQYDNLAAEMDEIYKIIGRTAGNKPLWIAESKPEKYKHQYLGALIWTRRLGNAAKLGIQVVMRQLQDLNKASPDYWVSLLHKALVGREVLEMRIQHSDNSNIHFYSQCTKPTALYDKGAITIFGVNLTPETVIANLNGLKIKTLHKYILSPDFETGDKMFSEKILLNNKPFNLIDNKKVPDLQPEIIIDSDNLEIKLSSGDIGFWVIPDAKVKACMYTEEETTDVNTVAKKLSKRHENTIQQDNQEEEKDISQSTLKNQKTKQDRRKQKNMENENQQDVWNSRLLGRIRRVLQKRLLRKNKSDSPNFQRSITVVLKQDNSSEEKKEQSNLKNNNFKTADNKLENVHDTPKKYKRSLLEKKDQTESEYIEDLKMENLDNAVTSKIDTLLQLDEEVTSNDLTMNTLKDETENEAKVIVGLNGKLKKYLHTLGNFSKKTNVIESIKKYFDMLFNMLQDNESTKNNDNQIFVQEDSMEENRFKRDLNRISENSRNKILGKRSQIDDLKNVVKRKIFHKKKLTSDNLNKNYDKDKNNRHNLRRQDPVKRFLDNKASAVQMNHHSAQQEFRRDLKRRKKNNTNREYSKIDDNYQSSMQKLERARRDMGKKLAEISLRKETFSNKRSRTDDVKDYLNEKKIKKKDEKEGLLVPFNPRTSESGENNFYGFFRRKPMDNFPEGDVFVITGDSLEQNGNDYDYVDDKNDDVDSLKQKNTQHALDYTESDTWEEPQVEDHRDYVPNEFFENVKLSHTKIKEGSKDYGDLWEAQYFSEEQENTGANIRTKDGDNNKRSIAESLEVQYKRPDKGKEKYFRETSMQYDQNAKHEPVELKRFSTTINQFAETPAYINHTSNVRPEEAELKANPESKVSFYQPAQVFAARYGNYQASTAKYDEAKLSEEKDSIVNMLDSKDDINTKPINFYKPAEYPISNGENERTKRSDWEKLKIDLNREMIEEDENNAKDCHCRVIRASDSKKFCYCRVKRDNHVPDSSSEIEDVNTDNTQIVRDARNMTKEDYEKIMTGEILPNTDISNSEYDERTTITETMVESSRVDYEPNNTMQTIGTASTLPMDSSTINISEQNDNAEKSTTKPLLADSTLGLSLSSDKSVEDITKKTFFRPQSDVQTENQTYDLPEIDYSIYSDSRKDFVPSSFTRPSQKTTREKKAAIVEEKETENSTHSTITTNQEEKERHEDNYTSSLKTTNFLEGITEGIVKETTTETSLSKRAIDKSIDNSKSNETEISQKLQRDVGDTPKNKSETEERKLKSKKGVDARRMNSMMQKLPKAPLRGLARTEENLIKRAKQIDKRKERLYAKREKLLQQYQQELSQIANEHTRNLKRREAWERFYESDDFRQLIDQGEFIAVLIDDNISYEDDDNDDDNDDDDDDDDDDDDDECNDEEEYDGRYVIPIELTSKQYDALLNQIYPFMKKVRYPNRSQFLRQLEEQADEQESAESSSRSDHGIFAIDPSTYHGGEPTLQLYKGNIKSPRYHSQVKSQMQIPKWMLKENFNQAYFRKPDKDQHPVSKLQEYMKKLPIRDYRDREKSDVLYVLDAQKQSDLPKELARVWLNSIDRRDINGAARNKIQVGSSNIYRNLEEKHDVLDSMPMTGTETELTRDFDTERNTGDKEFANVDDGKEDTLNFKTTENTEDAEKMTKNEKFENLRLARDMKTEEDIKSEQVTDVHNKKEDILNIKTAKDLKDEKMEKIKKTKDSDVIKEEMLNTRSRKATAKTNRLNRKNKNVVENKDTEINKSYNSNEVKEDLNIKMSNNNEAVEDVETVTDVDLEPSKLEEGVTRTRRSIKKATNNKYLQQPYFLLTRDDAKNGPNRDIHIYFKKNSEEIFNKQPVHYILLRKMSDSTYNDNSSEDFEVPVELSRFLTKRITDLISEYPDNEILEELENYETLLFLSNLLNKTATDISHEEIYSESEQDISVDDEDTGINYQSRKKDEQYESRSEESDKYSEMKDKTHFYKNPIQFHKRGMLLLLPRRNERRRRRQIESEICDENINEIKDEPRKSILAQNSEDKSVEYHLNDNNINKINIEKIMKMKNKRTNYFKSVMDKRNHDDLLEDFIEACKKNNLHDNEISFFMKNKDKDKITKNNIIKSDEKLLSLLEEPIPIVENLIIKSNKPQDLTQSLEQSADNFEEKSKETFALDGDKHSKNATSETNSNYLNIGFIEKLFAFFSELSQIFI, encoded by the exons ATGGAGTATCAACGGCAATATGTCCTTTTGTTATTGCAAATCATCTTTTTTGTCGAAAACTGTTTCGCGGAGAATCTGATATTGAACATTAACTTCAAGAAACCGATCGCTGTGACTAACGATGCGTTTCTCAGTTTTACTTTGGATCCAGAAGTGTTGTTGCGTAAAAACGATAATTTCAC cAAAATCGAGAGAAGCACAAACATGATGCGAGGCTTGGCGCCTGCCTACGTTCGCTTTGCAGGACCACAAAGTAACGCCTACATCTTTGAAGAAACGGATTTGAATAACGTTGCTACCAATTCAAACAGTGTGCTTTCTG AAAGGCATTGGGCGTTGTTATATCAGTGGGCAAAGAACGCCGGATTAGACGTAATCACATGCATTGCACCTCGCTTTATCGAAGATGAATCGAAAACACATTCCTGGCATCCTACAAACCTGACaaagtttctctctttcagcaATCAAATGGATTACAACATTAACTGGCAATTGGGTTACG AGTGCCAAACGAGATGCGAATTTTCTGGTGGAGATCTGGGAAGATACGTCACAAATTTACGTGATCTGCTCGAGACTTACCCAAAATATTCCAACGCTTTAATCATAGGTCCAGATATCGTGACGTACAAAACAACAGAACAACAAAGGTATCTTCAGGATTATTTCAATTCAGCGAATGATGCACTTTCTGCAATAACATGGCATCC CAATTTTACTAGCATTGCTTTGGTAAACAATGGTAATATATCCGTACAGTATGACAATCTGGCAGCCGAAATGGacgagatatataaaattattggtcGCACTGCAGGAAATAAGCCACTATGGATTG cgGAATCGAAACCAGAAAAATACAAACACCAATATCTAGGAGCGCTAATTTGGACGAGAAGACTCGGAAATGCTGCGAAGCTAGGCATACAAGTTGTGATGAGACAACTACAAGATTTGAATAAAGCGAGTCCC GATTACTGGGTATCCTTGTTGCACAAGGCTTTAGTGGGACGCGAAGTTTTGGAGATGAGAATTCAACACTCTGACAACagcaatatacatttttacagcCAATGCACAAAACCTACCGCACTCTATGATAAAGGAGCTATAACGATTTTTGGAGTGAATTTGACGCCAGAAACAGTGATTGCTAATCTAAACGGACTCAAGATCAAAACTCTTCACAAGTACATTCTATCGCCCGATTTCGAAACGGGtgataaaatgttttcaga gAAAATCTTATTGAATAACAAgccatttaatttaatagacaATAAAAAGGTACCTGATTTACAGCCAGAGATTATTATTGATTCTGACAACCTAGAAATAAAGCTCTCTTCTGGCGACATAGGTTTTTGGGTTATACCTGATGCAAAG gTAAAAGCTTGCATGTATACGGAAGAGGAAACAACTGATGTGAATACTGTGGccaaaaaattatcaaaacgACATGAAAATACCATTCAGCAAGACAatcaagaagaagagaaagatataAGTCAATCtactttaaaaaatcaaaagacgAAGCAAGACAGAAGAAAGCagaaaaatatggaaaacgAAAATCAACAAGATGTTTGGAATAGTAGATTACTCGGAAGAATAAGAAGAGTTTTACAAAAAAGGCTTCTGCGGAAGAATAAGAGTGATTCTCCGAATTTCCAAAGATCAATCACGGTCGTTCTCAAACAAGACAATTCAtccgaggaaaaaaaagaacaatcaaatttaaaaaataataattttaagacaGCTGATAACAAGCTTGAAAATGTTCATGATACACCGAAGAAATATAAACGCTCATTACTGGAAAAGAAAGACCAAACGGAATCAGAATACATAGAAGATCTGAAAATGGAGAATCTTGATAATGCAGTGACATCAAAGATTGACACTTTGCTTCAGCTTGATGAAGAAGTTACTTCAAACGATTTAACTATGAATACACTTAAAgatgaaacagaaaatgaaGCGAAAGTAATAGTTGGATTAaatggaaaattgaaaaaatacttaCACACATTAGGGAATTTCTCGAAAAAGACGAACGTAATTgagagtataaaaaaatactttgatATGCTTTTCAATATGTTACAAGACAATGAATCAACAAAGAATAATGACAATCAAATTTTTGTCCAGGAGGATTCTATGGAGGAGAACAGATTTAAAAGAGATCTAAACAGAATATCGGAAAATTCCAGAAACAAAATACTTGGCAAACGCTCACAAATAGATGACTTAAAGAATGTGGTTAAACGGAAGATCtttcataaaaagaaattgacaTCCGATAATCTGAACAAAAATTATGACAAGGACAAAAATAATCGTCATAATTTGCGCCGGCAAGACCCTGTAAAAAGATTTCTCGACAATAAAGCTTCAGCTGTTCAAATGAATCATCATTCAGCTCAACAAGAATTTAGAAGAGAtcttaaaagaagaaagaaaaataatactaacAGGGAATATTCAAAAATCGATGATAATTATCAAAGTTCAATGCAGAAACTTGAAAGAGCGAGAAGAGATATGGGCAAGAAATTAGCCGAAATAAGTTTGAGAAAGGAGACCTTCTCTAACAAACGATCGAGAACCGATGATGTAAAAGATTATCtaaacgaaaagaaaataaagaagaaagatgAAAAGGAAGGATTGTTGGTACCATTCAATCCAAGAACCTCCGAGAGCGGTGAAAATAACTTTTACGGCTTCTTCCGGCGAAAACCAATGGACAATTTTCCCGAGGGCGATGTTTTTGTTATCACGGGAGATTCATtggaacaaaatggcaacGATTACGATTACGTCGATGACAAAAACGATGATGTCGACAGTTTGAAACAGAAGAATACGCAGCACGCGCTAGATTACACGGAAAGTGATACTTGGGAAGAGCCACAAGTTGAGGATCATCGCGATTATGTGCCAAACGAGTTTTTCGAAAACGTGAAGTTATcacatacaaaaattaaagaagGCTCAAAAGATTACGGCGATTTGTGGGAGgcgcaatatttttctgaagaaCAGGAGAATACAGGTGCAAATATAAGAACAAAAGAtggagataataataaaagaagtaTCGCAGAAAGTTTAGAAGTACAGTACAAGCGACCTGataaaggaaaggaaaaatattttagggaAACGAGCATGCAATATGATCAGAACGCGAAACATGAGCCCGTAGAACTGAAACGCTTTTCAACCACTATCAATCAATTTGCGGAAACTCCAGCTTATATCAATCACACATCAAATGTGAGACCCGAAGAAGCGGAATTAAAAGCAAATCCAGAATCAAAAGTTTCTTTCTATCAACCAGCTCAAGTTTTCGCTGCAAGATATGGCAATTACCAAGCTTCAACTGCAAAATACGATGAAGCCAAGTTAAGTGAAGAAAAAGATTCGATTGTGAACATGTTAGATAGTAAGGatgatataaatacaaaaccaattaatttttataagcCTGCAGAATATCCTATCTCAAAtggagaaaatgagagaacTAAAAGAAGCGATTGGGAGAAACTAAAAATAGATCTTAATCGGGAAATGATTGAAGAAGACGAAAATAACGCAAAAGATTGCCATTGCAGAGTCATTCGAGCTTCCGATTCGAAAAAGTTCTGCTATTGCCGTGTAAAACGTGATAATCACGTACCTGATTCTTCCTCAGAGATTGAAGATGTTAATACAGATAATACACAAATTGTGAGGGATGCCCGAAATATGACAAAGGAAGATTACGAGAAAATTATGACGGGAGAAATACTTCCAAACACAGACATAAGTAATTCTGAATATGACGAACGTACTACAATCACCGAAACTATGGTCGAGTCAAGTCGAGTGGATTATGAACCAAACAATACCATGCAAACAATTGGCACAGCTTCAACATTACCAATGGATAGttcaacaataaatatttctgagCAAAATGATAATGCAGAAAAATCTACCACCAAACCATTACTTGCGGATTCAACTTTAGGACTTTCTCTGAGCAGTGATAAGTCTGTTGAAGATATCACAAAAAAGACGTTTTTTCGTCCCCAATCAGATGTCCAAACAGAGAACCAAACGTATGATCTTCCCGAGATTGATTATAGCATTTATTCGGATAGTCGGAAGGATTTTGTTCCCTCATCTTTCACGAGACCTTCGCAGAAGACGACTCGAGAGAAGAAGGCAGCTATCGTCGAGGAGAAGGAAACAGAGAATTCCACACACTCGACGATCACCACAAATCAGGAAGAAAAGGAACGGCACGAGGATAACTATACATCTAGTTTGAAGACAACCAATTTCCTTGAAGGAATAACGGAAGGAATTGTTAAAGAGACAACGACAGAAACGAGTTTATCAAAACGAGCAATAGATAAATCGATTGACAACTCGAAATCGAATGAAACGGAAATAAGCCAAAAGTTGCAACGAGATGTAGGAGACACCCCAAAAAATAAATCCGAAACTGAGGAAAGAAAGTTGAAGTCAAAAAAGGGTGTCGACGCGAGAAGAATGAACAGCATGATGCAAAAGCTTCCAAAAGCGCCATTGAGAGGACTCGCCAGAACCGAGGAGAATTTGATAAAACGCGCTAAACAGATTGACAAACGGAAAGAAAGATTGTACGCAAAACGGGAAAAGTTGTTGCAGCAGTATCAGCAAGAACTGTCACAGATCGCCAACGAACATACGCGGAATTTGAAAAGGAGAGAAGCGTGGGAAAGATTTTACGAGAGTGACGATTTTCGTCAACTGATTGATCAGGGAGAGTTTATTGCCGTTCTAATAGACGATAATATCAGCTACGaagatgatgataatgatgatgataatgatgatgatgatgatgatgatgatgatgatgatgatgatgaatgTAACGATGAAGAAGAATATGATGGAAGATATGTAATTCCTATTGAGCTTACTTCTAAGCAGTACGACGCTCTTCTGAATCAAATATACCCATTTATGAAGAAAGTACGTTATCCAAACAGATCTCAGTTTCTTCGACAGTTGGAGGAGCAAGCAGATGAACAAGAATCAGCAGAATCAAGTTCCAGATCTGATCATGGAATCTTCGCGATCGATCCTTCGACATATCATGGCGGTGAGCCAACCTTGCAGCTTTACAAAGGCAACATAAAATCACCAAGATATCATTCGCAGGTCAAGTCCCAAATGCAGATTCCAAAATGGATGTTGAAAGAAAACTTCAATCAAGCTTATTTCAGAAAACCCGACAAAGACCAGCATCCAGTCTCAAAATTGCAGGAATACATGAAGAAATTGCCAATCAGGGATTATCGTGATCGAGAAAAGTCTGACGTCTTGTATGTCTTAGACGCGCAAAAACAATCTGACTTACCAAAAGAACTCGCACGAGTTTGGTTGAATTCCATTGATCGAAGAGATATCAATGGAGCTGCACGCAATAAAATACAAGTTGGATCAAGCAATATTTACAGAAATCTTGAAGAAAAGCATGATGTTTTGGATTCTATGCCTATGACAGGTACAGAAACAGAATTGACCAGAGATTTTGATACCGAAAGAAACACAGGGGATAAAGAATTCGCCAATGTCGATGATGGAAAAGAAGATACATTGAATTTTAAAACAACTGAAAATACTGAAGATGCTGAAAAGATGacaaagaatgaaaaatttgaaaatttaagatTAGCGAGAGATATGAAAACTGaagaagatataaaaagtGAACAAGTAACTGATGTTCATAATAAAAAGGAAGacatattgaatattaagaCAGCTAAGGATttaaaagatgaaaagatggagaaaattaagaaaactaAAGATTCTGATGTTATCAAAGAAGAAATGTTAAATACTAGATCTAGAAAAGCTACTGCTAAAACAAATCGCTTgaatagaaagaataaaaatgtagtagaaaataaagatactgaaattaataaatcttataaTTCAAATGAAGTAAAAGaggatttaaatattaaaatgtcaaataataatgaagcaGTCGAAGATGTTGAAACAGTCACTGATGTTGATCTAGAGCCAAGCAAACTTGAGGAAGGAGTTACACGAACTCGAAGAAGTATTAAGAAAGCAACGAACaacaaatatttgcaacaGCCgtattttct attAACCAGAGACGATGCAAAAAACGGACCAAACCGTGACatacacatttattttaaaaaaaactcTGAAGAAATATTCAACAAACAACCAGTCCACTATATCTTACTAAGAAAGATGTCAGATTCGACATATAATGACAATTCCTCGGAAGATTTTGAGGTTCCTGTGGAATTGTCTAGATTTCTAACAAAAAGAATAACAGACTTGATAAGTGAATATCCAGATAATGAAATTTTGGAAGAACTTGAAAATTACGAAACTTTGCTGTTTCTCTCGAATCTGCTAAACAAAACTGCCACAGATATATCACatgaagaaatttattcagaAAGTGAGCAAGATATTTCTGTAGATGATGAAGATACTGGAATTAATTATCAgtcaagaaagaaagatgaacAATATGAATCTAGAAGTGAAGAATCTGATAAATATTCAGAAATGAAAGACAAAACACACTTTTACAAGAATCCAATACAATTCCATAAACGTGGAAtgcttttattacttccaCGAAGAAACGAGCGAAGACGGCGAAGACAAATCGAAAGTGAAATCTgtgatgaaaatataaatgaaataaaagatgag CCTAGGAAATCTATTTTAGCTCAGAATTCTGAAGATAAAAGTGTTGAATATCATTTAAACGATAAtaacatcaataaaataaacatagaaaagataatgaaaatgaagaataaaagaacaaattattttaagtcTGTGATGGACAAAAGAAATCATGACGATCTACTCGAGGATTTTATAgaagcttgtaaaaaaaataatttacatgataacgagatttctttttttatgaaaaataaagataaagataaaattactaaaaataacattataaaaagcgacgaaaaattattatctcttctGGAAGAACCAATTCCGATAGTAGAAAATCtgattattaaatcaaataaacCACAAGATCTTACACAATCCTTGGAACAATCCGCTgataattttgaagaaaaaagtAAGGAAACTTTTGCCTTGGACGGAGACAAACATTCGAagaatgcaacttccgaaactaatagcaattatttaaatattggatTTATAGAGAAATTATTTGCGTTTTTCTCAGAACTTTCACAGATCTTTATATAG